A genomic segment from uncultured Erythrobacter sp. encodes:
- a CDS encoding endonuclease/exonuclease/phosphatase family protein has product MAQRIKVASYNIHKGIGTDRQRDPARILKVLAEVDADIVCLQEADLRFGKRTSVLPPFMIASHTDYVPVPLDVQHDSMGWHGNAILVKRHISIDAHDIIHIPCLEPRGVVTATLGIGGASVSVFGMHLDLSGLWRVRQARAIAALGEAARQQHPTVLMGDINEWRANAGCFREFGKHFTVLDPGPSFHSQRPIGRLDRIMHCDRLEMRSCGVHRSALSATASDHLPVWAEFTVG; this is encoded by the coding sequence ATGGCGCAGCGGATCAAAGTCGCCAGCTACAACATCCACAAAGGCATCGGCACCGACCGCCAGCGTGATCCCGCGCGCATCCTCAAAGTGTTGGCCGAGGTCGATGCCGATATCGTCTGCCTTCAGGAGGCGGACCTCAGGTTCGGCAAGCGCACCAGCGTGCTCCCGCCCTTCATGATCGCCAGCCACACCGATTACGTCCCCGTGCCGCTCGACGTGCAGCACGATTCGATGGGGTGGCACGGCAATGCGATCCTGGTGAAACGCCACATCAGCATCGACGCGCACGATATCATCCACATCCCCTGCCTCGAACCGCGCGGGGTGGTGACGGCGACTTTGGGGATCGGCGGGGCGAGCGTCAGCGTGTTCGGGATGCATCTCGACCTGTCGGGCCTGTGGCGCGTGCGGCAAGCCCGCGCGATTGCCGCGCTGGGCGAGGCCGCCCGGCAGCAGCATCCCACAGTGCTGATGGGCGACATCAATGAATGGCGCGCCAATGCGGGGTGTTTCCGCGAGTTCGGCAAGCATTTCACCGTGCTCGACCCCGGCCCCAGCTTTCACAGCCAGCGGCCTATCGGGCGGCTCGACCGGATCATGCATTGCGACCGGCTGGAGATGCGCAGCTGCGGCGTGCACCGCAGCGCGCTGTCCGCAACCGCGTCGGATCACCTGCCGGTGTGGGCGGAGTTCACGGTGGGGTAA
- a CDS encoding YciI family protein has product MRMFCFHCRDGEDGGRLRAIHRPAHLDFVHANAEHFVIVGPLKRSDGLIIGSLLIVKAADEAAARAILADDPYLTGGVWQLIRVDEFTPLLGDWA; this is encoded by the coding sequence ATGCGTATGTTCTGCTTCCACTGCCGCGACGGCGAAGACGGTGGCCGCCTGCGCGCAATCCATCGCCCCGCGCACCTCGACTTCGTCCACGCCAATGCCGAGCATTTCGTGATCGTCGGCCCGTTGAAGCGCAGCGACGGGCTGATCATCGGGTCCTTGCTGATCGTGAAGGCCGCAGACGAGGCGGCGGCGCGCGCCATTCTGGCGGACGACCCCTACCTGACCGGCGGGGTGTGGCAGCTGATCCGGGTGGACGAGTTTACCCCGCTGCTGGGCGACTGGGCCTAG
- a CDS encoding TonB-dependent receptor, with protein sequence MIKHKTQTASSHLALAAVLGLAFAATPALAETAEAEAAEQPTGSAPVEDDVHNRQADGIGTIIVSAQGLKELDVLAGTSVVEIRDIQRDGVTGQIGDLLTKLPGVSATSFAPGSSRPVLRGQQGERVRVLVDGVGTSDVSNTSVDHATTIDPITVERIEVLRGPAVLLYGSQAIGGAVNVIDKRIPTRMPDHGIHLDAFGGIDSATNLRTGAGSLDVGVGTSLVFHVDGSWRQTDDVEIGGFQVAPALRADLLADADAEADEGALEEAAELREAANQRGTVPNSAMESWTVNAGLGVILGESTFGASLGWYDTSYGVPTRPGAGHHHGGEGGGEEEAEGEELVTIGLKQFRADFKGDVFLGDGAFERLKLRVGYSDYTHTEFEGAEVGTVFDSTSVEARAELVQNTGGTLRGSSGIQYQHRDFFAVGAEAYIPPNLTDQVALFTLQELGTGPFQIEAAGRAEFTKVEAQTLGIERDFDTFSGALGVVYEGIDGIRVGINGSRAERAPSAEELFSNGPHIATQAFEIGDANLRTETAWGLEAYARGSIGAGTFNLTVFKQWFGNYIFLEETGEEEDDLPVFQYLQQDADFFGIEADVNYPIIDGEGFRLITDLRASYVEAELADGTAVPRIPPLSLLGALEAQTGAFDVRGEVQWFDKQDRTTAFETPTDSFTLVNALIAWRPLADNQNVTLQLAADNIFDVNGRRHASFTKDFVPLVGRNFRASVRLSF encoded by the coding sequence ATGATCAAGCACAAGACGCAAACCGCGTCCTCTCACCTTGCACTCGCAGCCGTGCTGGGTCTGGCCTTTGCCGCCACGCCCGCGCTCGCGGAAACGGCCGAAGCGGAAGCGGCGGAGCAGCCTACTGGCAGCGCTCCGGTGGAGGATGACGTCCACAACCGCCAAGCCGACGGGATCGGCACCATCATCGTCAGCGCGCAGGGCCTCAAGGAGCTCGACGTGCTGGCCGGCACCAGCGTGGTCGAAATCCGCGACATCCAGCGCGACGGCGTGACCGGCCAGATCGGCGATCTGCTGACCAAGCTCCCCGGCGTCTCTGCCACCAGCTTCGCGCCCGGTTCTTCGCGCCCCGTGCTGCGCGGCCAGCAGGGTGAGCGGGTGCGCGTGCTGGTCGACGGCGTCGGCACCTCGGACGTATCGAACACCTCGGTAGATCACGCCACCACCATCGACCCGATCACGGTCGAGCGGATCGAAGTGCTGCGCGGCCCCGCAGTGCTGCTCTACGGCAGCCAGGCGATCGGCGGCGCGGTCAACGTGATCGACAAGCGCATCCCGACTCGGATGCCCGATCATGGCATCCACCTCGATGCGTTCGGCGGGATCGACAGCGCCACCAACCTGCGCACCGGCGCGGGCAGCCTCGACGTCGGGGTGGGGACAAGCCTCGTGTTCCACGTCGATGGTTCGTGGCGTCAGACCGATGACGTCGAAATCGGCGGCTTCCAAGTCGCACCGGCGCTGCGGGCCGATTTGCTGGCCGATGCCGACGCGGAGGCGGATGAAGGCGCGCTGGAAGAAGCGGCCGAGCTGCGTGAAGCCGCCAATCAGCGCGGCACCGTGCCCAACTCGGCGATGGAAAGCTGGACGGTAAATGCTGGCCTCGGCGTGATCCTGGGCGAAAGCACCTTCGGCGCATCGCTTGGCTGGTATGACACCAGCTACGGCGTCCCCACTCGCCCCGGCGCAGGCCACCACCATGGCGGCGAAGGAGGCGGCGAAGAGGAAGCGGAAGGCGAAGAACTCGTCACCATCGGCCTCAAGCAGTTCCGCGCCGACTTCAAGGGCGACGTCTTCCTTGGTGACGGCGCGTTTGAACGCCTGAAGCTGCGGGTCGGCTATTCGGACTACACCCACACCGAATTCGAAGGCGCCGAAGTCGGCACGGTGTTCGATTCCACCAGCGTCGAAGCCCGCGCCGAACTGGTGCAGAACACCGGCGGCACCCTGCGCGGATCGAGCGGCATTCAATACCAGCACCGCGATTTCTTCGCAGTCGGGGCCGAAGCCTATATCCCGCCCAACCTGACCGATCAGGTCGCGCTGTTCACGCTTCAGGAACTGGGCACCGGCCCGTTCCAGATCGAAGCGGCAGGCCGCGCCGAATTCACCAAGGTCGAGGCCCAGACCCTCGGCATCGAGCGTGATTTCGATACCTTCTCCGGCGCGCTCGGCGTGGTCTACGAAGGCATCGACGGCATCCGCGTCGGCATCAACGGCTCGCGCGCCGAGCGTGCACCAAGCGCCGAAGAGCTGTTCTCCAACGGCCCGCACATCGCCACGCAGGCGTTTGAAATCGGCGACGCCAATCTCCGGACCGAAACCGCCTGGGGACTTGAAGCCTATGCCCGTGGCAGCATTGGTGCCGGGACGTTCAACCTCACGGTGTTCAAGCAGTGGTTCGGCAACTACATCTTCCTTGAGGAAACCGGTGAGGAAGAGGACGATCTGCCGGTCTTCCAATACCTCCAGCAGGATGCCGACTTCTTCGGGATCGAAGCCGATGTGAACTATCCGATCATCGACGGCGAAGGCTTCCGCCTGATCACCGATCTGCGCGCCTCCTATGTCGAGGCCGAACTGGCCGATGGCACCGCCGTGCCGCGCATCCCGCCGCTGAGCCTGCTCGGCGCGCTGGAAGCCCAGACCGGCGCGTTCGACGTGCGCGGCGAAGTGCAATGGTTCGACAAGCAGGACCGCACGACTGCGTTCGAAACGCCGACCGACAGCTTCACGCTGGTCAACGCTTTGATCGCATGGCGTCCGCTGGCTGATAACCAGAACGTCACGCTGCAACTGGCCGCCGACAACATCTTCGATGTCAACGGCCGCCGCCATGCCAGCTTCACCAAGGACTTCGTTCCGCTGGTGGGCCGCAACTTCCGCGCGAGCGTGCGCCTCAGCTTCTGA
- the putA gene encoding bifunctional proline dehydrogenase/L-glutamate gamma-semialdehyde dehydrogenase PutA, whose protein sequence is MADYSAAPSIDRTDLRRAYRQEEEACIAERLDQAAPAARVHAAAAALAIELIEGARGKKASGIDAFLQQYGLDTEEGIALMCLAEALLRVPDAATADALIRDKIGSIEWGEHLGESSSTFVNAATFSLMLTGEVLDPPDARQRGMGSVLKRAMNRLGEPVIRTATGQAMKILGGQFVFGRDIDEALKRAAPERARGITHSFDMLGEAAMTFADAEKYRQAYEAALTRLAREAGAGVAGSPGISVKLSALHPKYTFFHADAARAAMVPVIKALAVRARDADIHFTIDAEEAERLELSLDIIEELVADDDLFRRPDGRRWEGFGLAIQAYQKRGAAVCDWAGKLARRHGRKLFVRLVKGAYWDSEVKLAQVGGYSDYPVFTRKVATDVSYLACAARLFEHADVIRPAFATHNAYTIAAIKQLASSSEAVGQPKLFEFQRLHGMGEEVYDALHALEGNQRTPVRIYAPVGGHKELLAYLVRRLLENGANTSFVNRMGDADIPAEELVGDPVAELAALSPRRNPAIPLPKDIFGARANSAGIDLSDPLVREPLIERLNTLKGVHWRAEPTFPAAIAGEIAPITKPHDPAAVIGTRRDATAEEVEAAFTRAAAIQPGWDALGGEARALLLEEAADLFEAHAAEFLSLCQREAGKTLLDSVLELREAVDFLRYYAQGARQQFGAPTILPGPTGEENSLALHGRGVFATISPWNFPLAIFIGMASAALAAGNTVIAKPAEQTPLIAALAVKLCHEAGIPPEALQLLPGAGAVGQMITADPRLAGVAFTGSTDTARAINRALANRDGPIATLIAETGGQNAMIVDSSALPEQVVRDVLASSFQSAGQRCSALRVLYLQDDIAEPMLAMIRGGFEALHVGDPADLATDVGPVIDEEAKAALERHVARCMASGRPVTRLPLPPETAKGCFVAPTIVELGSIRDLTREHFGPVLHVVRFGAGELAQVVADINAVGYGLTLGLHSRIAETRRFVQAHARVGNFYVNRNQIGAVVESQPFGGEGLSGTGPKAGGPHYLARFATERVMTIDTTAAGGNASLLAAG, encoded by the coding sequence ATGGCTGACTACTCCGCTGCCCCCAGCATCGACCGCACGGATCTGCGCCGTGCGTACCGGCAGGAGGAAGAGGCGTGCATCGCCGAGCGGCTGGATCAGGCCGCACCGGCCGCGCGGGTTCATGCCGCCGCCGCGGCTCTGGCGATTGAATTGATCGAAGGTGCGCGCGGCAAGAAGGCGAGCGGAATTGACGCTTTCCTCCAGCAATACGGCCTCGATACCGAGGAAGGCATCGCGCTGATGTGCCTCGCCGAAGCGCTGCTGCGCGTGCCGGACGCGGCCACTGCCGATGCGCTGATCCGCGACAAGATCGGCAGCATCGAATGGGGCGAGCATCTGGGCGAAAGCTCCTCGACCTTCGTCAACGCCGCGACGTTCTCGTTGATGCTGACCGGCGAAGTGCTCGATCCGCCCGATGCCCGCCAGCGCGGGATGGGCTCTGTCTTGAAGCGCGCGATGAACCGGCTGGGCGAGCCGGTGATCCGCACGGCGACGGGGCAGGCGATGAAAATCCTCGGCGGGCAATTCGTGTTCGGCCGGGATATCGACGAGGCCCTGAAGCGCGCGGCACCGGAACGCGCGCGCGGGATCACGCACAGCTTCGATATGCTGGGCGAGGCCGCGATGACCTTCGCCGATGCCGAGAAGTATCGTCAGGCCTATGAAGCCGCGCTGACCCGGCTGGCGCGCGAAGCCGGGGCAGGGGTGGCCGGATCGCCGGGCATTTCGGTCAAGCTGTCCGCGCTCCACCCCAAATACACCTTCTTCCATGCCGACGCGGCGCGGGCCGCGATGGTGCCGGTGATCAAGGCGCTCGCGGTGCGGGCGCGCGACGCCGACATCCACTTCACCATCGACGCCGAGGAAGCCGAGCGGCTGGAGCTCAGCCTCGACATTATCGAGGAGCTGGTTGCCGACGACGACCTGTTCCGCCGCCCCGATGGCCGCCGGTGGGAGGGCTTCGGGCTCGCCATCCAAGCCTACCAGAAGCGCGGCGCTGCGGTGTGCGACTGGGCGGGGAAGCTGGCGCGGCGGCATGGCCGCAAGCTGTTCGTCCGGCTGGTGAAGGGCGCGTACTGGGACAGCGAGGTGAAGCTGGCACAGGTGGGCGGCTACAGCGATTACCCAGTGTTTACCCGCAAGGTCGCGACCGATGTGAGCTACCTCGCCTGCGCCGCACGCCTGTTTGAACACGCCGATGTGATCCGCCCGGCCTTTGCCACGCACAATGCGTACACGATTGCGGCGATCAAACAGCTGGCCTCAAGTAGCGAAGCGGTAGGCCAACCAAAACTCTTCGAGTTCCAGCGCCTGCACGGCATGGGCGAAGAGGTGTACGACGCGCTCCACGCCTTGGAGGGCAACCAGCGCACCCCGGTTCGCATTTACGCTCCGGTCGGCGGGCACAAGGAATTGCTCGCCTATCTGGTGCGGCGCCTGTTGGAGAACGGGGCCAACACCAGCTTCGTCAACCGCATGGGTGATGCCGATATTCCGGCTGAAGAGCTGGTCGGCGATCCGGTCGCGGAGCTTGCCGCGCTCAGCCCGCGCCGCAATCCGGCGATCCCCTTGCCGAAGGACATCTTCGGCGCGCGTGCCAACAGCGCCGGGATCGACCTCAGCGATCCCCTCGTGCGTGAGCCGCTGATTGAGCGGCTCAATACCCTGAAAGGCGTCCACTGGCGGGCCGAGCCGACCTTCCCGGCGGCCATCGCGGGCGAGATCGCGCCGATCACCAAGCCGCATGATCCCGCCGCCGTCATCGGCACCCGCCGCGATGCGACCGCCGAAGAAGTCGAAGCCGCCTTCACCCGCGCCGCGGCGATCCAGCCCGGCTGGGATGCGCTGGGCGGCGAGGCGCGCGCGCTGTTGCTGGAAGAAGCGGCTGACCTGTTCGAAGCGCACGCGGCAGAATTCCTCAGCCTGTGCCAGCGCGAGGCGGGCAAGACGCTGCTCGATTCCGTGCTCGAACTGCGCGAGGCGGTCGATTTCCTGCGCTATTATGCGCAAGGCGCGCGCCAGCAATTCGGTGCGCCGACGATCCTGCCGGGGCCGACGGGCGAGGAGAACTCGCTCGCGCTCCACGGACGCGGGGTGTTTGCGACGATTTCGCCGTGGAACTTCCCGCTCGCGATCTTCATCGGCATGGCCTCGGCTGCGCTGGCGGCAGGCAACACGGTGATCGCCAAGCCCGCCGAACAGACCCCGCTGATCGCCGCACTCGCGGTCAAGCTGTGCCACGAGGCCGGTATCCCGCCCGAGGCGCTGCAATTGCTCCCCGGCGCGGGTGCCGTCGGCCAGATGATCACCGCTGATCCGCGCCTGGCGGGCGTTGCGTTCACCGGCTCGACCGACACCGCGCGCGCGATCAACCGCGCGCTCGCCAATCGCGACGGACCGATCGCCACGCTGATCGCCGAGACCGGCGGGCAGAACGCAATGATCGTCGACAGCTCCGCGCTCCCCGAACAGGTGGTGCGCGATGTGCTCGCCAGCAGCTTCCAGAGCGCGGGGCAACGCTGTTCGGCGCTGCGGGTGCTCTACCTTCAGGACGACATTGCCGAGCCGATGCTGGCCATGATCCGCGGCGGGTTCGAGGCCTTGCATGTCGGCGATCCGGCTGATCTTGCCACCGATGTCGGCCCCGTGATCGACGAGGAAGCCAAGGCCGCGCTCGAACGCCATGTCGCGCGCTGCATGGCGAGCGGCCGTCCAGTCACGCGCCTGCCGCTCCCGCCAGAGACCGCCAAGGGCTGCTTCGTCGCGCCGACCATCGTCGAACTCGGCTCGATCCGCGATCTGACGCGCGAACATTTCGGCCCGGTGCTCCACGTCGTGCGGTTCGGCGCGGGCGAGCTGGCGCAGGTCGTCGCCGACATCAACGCCGTGGGCTACGGCCTCACGCTCGGCCTCCACAGCCGCATTGCGGAGACGCGGCGCTTCGTGCAGGCCCACGCCCGCGTCGGCAACTTCTACGTCAACCGCAACCAGATCGGCGCGGTGGTCGAAAGCCAGCCCTTCGGCGGGGAGGGCCTGTCCGGTACCGGGCCGAAGGCAGGCGGCCCGCACTACCTCGCACGCTTCGCGACCGAGCGGGTGATGACGATCGACACCACGGCAGCCGGGGGCAACGCGAGCCTGCTGGCGGCGGGATGA
- the dcd gene encoding dCTP deaminase, whose product MAILSDKWIRAQALEHGMIEPFVEAQRRDGVISYGLSSYGYDARVAPEFKIFTNVDSSVVDPKQFDPRSFVDRETDVCIIPPNSFALARTVEYFRVPEDVLVICLGKSTYARCGIIVNVTPLEPGWEGHVTLEFSNTTPLPAKIYANEGACQFLFLKGNERCETSYKDRAGKYMGQRGVTLPRL is encoded by the coding sequence ATGGCGATTCTCTCCGACAAATGGATCCGCGCACAGGCGCTCGAACATGGCATGATCGAGCCTTTCGTTGAGGCCCAGCGGCGCGACGGGGTGATTTCCTATGGTCTGTCGTCCTACGGTTATGATGCCCGCGTTGCGCCGGAATTCAAGATCTTCACCAACGTCGATAGTTCGGTGGTCGATCCCAAGCAGTTCGATCCGAGGAGCTTCGTCGACCGCGAGACCGATGTTTGCATCATCCCGCCCAATTCCTTCGCGCTCGCCCGCACGGTCGAGTACTTCCGCGTGCCGGAAGATGTGCTGGTAATCTGCCTCGGCAAAAGCACCTATGCGCGCTGCGGGATCATCGTGAATGTCACCCCGCTGGAGCCGGGCTGGGAGGGGCACGTGACGCTGGAATTCAGTAACACGACCCCGCTGCCCGCGAAAATCTACGCCAATGAAGGCGCGTGCCAGTTCCTGTTCCTCAAGGGCAACGAACGCTGCGAGACCAGCTACAAAGACCGCGCGGGCAAATATATGGGGCAGCGCGGGGTAACGCTGCCCCGGCTCTAG
- a CDS encoding HpcH/HpaI aldolase/citrate lyase family protein: protein MTKAVELGATLYIPVQHPRLAEVLAGDNPDLRSVVICLEDSLHETEVGAAQDVFCATLRALEAAPPALIAYTRPRNPEMLTWMQAQPGIERLAGFVLPKITTANLADWLARLENPQHGIMPTIESAEAFDRAALAAMARTLQPLGSRVHAVRIGGNDILNLLGVRRSRTRTAYDGPLGLAIATMASVFLPEGMALSAPVFEHYAQSDLLREEVARDLEHGLLTKTAIHPVQVGIIHEALRPSASDADEARAILAREARAVFSHGGSMCEPTTHARWAAGVLDRAEVHGLRGAASGVSEQPTRVA, encoded by the coding sequence ATGACGAAAGCGGTCGAACTCGGCGCGACGCTCTATATCCCGGTGCAGCACCCGCGCCTTGCCGAGGTGCTGGCGGGGGACAATCCCGATCTGCGTTCGGTGGTGATCTGCCTTGAGGATTCGCTGCACGAGACCGAGGTGGGCGCAGCGCAGGACGTGTTCTGCGCGACGCTCCGGGCGCTGGAGGCCGCGCCGCCCGCGCTGATCGCCTATACCCGCCCGCGCAATCCCGAGATGCTGACCTGGATGCAGGCCCAGCCGGGGATCGAGCGGCTGGCCGGTTTCGTCCTGCCCAAGATCACGACCGCCAATCTGGCGGACTGGCTGGCGCGGCTGGAAAACCCGCAGCACGGGATCATGCCCACCATCGAAAGCGCCGAGGCCTTCGACCGTGCGGCGCTGGCGGCGATGGCGCGCACGCTCCAACCGCTGGGCAGCCGCGTTCATGCGGTCAGGATCGGCGGGAACGACATCCTCAACCTGCTCGGCGTGCGCCGCTCGCGCACGCGCACGGCCTATGACGGCCCGCTCGGCTTGGCGATTGCCACGATGGCGAGCGTGTTCCTGCCCGAAGGCATGGCGCTGTCCGCCCCGGTGTTCGAACACTATGCGCAAAGCGATCTGCTGCGCGAAGAGGTCGCGCGCGATCTCGAGCATGGCCTGCTGACCAAGACTGCGATTCATCCCGTGCAGGTCGGCATCATCCACGAAGCGCTGCGCCCCTCGGCGAGCGATGCCGATGAAGCCCGCGCGATCCTCGCCCGCGAAGCGCGCGCGGTGTTCAGCCACGGCGGCAGCATGTGCGAGCCGACCACCCACGCGCGCTGGGCCGCAGGCGTGCTTGACCGCGCCGAGGTTCACGGGCTGCGCGGCGCGGCGTCCGGCGTTTCCGAACAGCCGACGCGGGTCGCCTGA
- a CDS encoding saccharopine dehydrogenase NADP-binding domain-containing protein, which yields MTTPREFDIIVYGATGYTGRLVAEYLAHHYGSREDGPKWAMAGRSLAKLEEVRDLIDAPASTPLVVANADDSADLEAMCARTKVVLTTVGPYQLYGDKLVAACVKTGTDYADLCGEPAWMAEKIAEHQAAAEASGARICFSSGFDSIPFDLGVMMTQKACVAKFGTPAPRIRGRVRAMQGTFSGGTAASLGATMKAAAKSPSLINVLRNPFALTPGFEGPDQPSGMIPSHEDDLGKWSAPFVMAPINTKNVHRTNFLLGHPYGSDFKYDEMMLTSPGDAGRAAANAALEFMKNPFGAKPPKPGEGPTKEERENGFYDVVFVADMADGGRLQFGVKGRYDPGYGSTSRMLSETGIALLSCTKPGGIGTPGSFIGEDLVKRLEEHAELTFAVES from the coding sequence ATGACGACACCCCGCGAATTCGACATCATCGTCTATGGCGCAACCGGCTACACCGGACGGCTGGTGGCGGAATATCTCGCCCACCATTACGGCAGCCGCGAGGACGGCCCGAAGTGGGCGATGGCAGGCCGCAGCCTCGCCAAGCTGGAGGAAGTGCGCGACCTGATCGACGCGCCGGCCTCGACTCCGCTGGTGGTCGCCAATGCCGATGACAGCGCCGATCTGGAAGCGATGTGCGCGCGTACCAAGGTCGTGCTGACCACGGTCGGCCCGTACCAGCTCTATGGCGACAAGCTGGTCGCGGCCTGCGTGAAGACCGGCACCGACTACGCCGACCTGTGCGGCGAACCGGCGTGGATGGCCGAGAAGATCGCCGAGCATCAGGCCGCCGCCGAAGCCAGCGGCGCGCGCATCTGTTTCTCGTCCGGGTTCGATTCGATCCCGTTCGATCTCGGCGTGATGATGACCCAGAAGGCCTGCGTCGCAAAGTTCGGCACACCCGCGCCGCGCATCCGGGGCCGGGTGCGGGCAATGCAGGGCACCTTCTCGGGCGGCACCGCGGCGAGCCTTGGCGCAACGATGAAGGCGGCGGCGAAAAGCCCCTCGCTCATCAACGTGCTGCGCAATCCCTTTGCGCTAACGCCGGGGTTTGAAGGGCCGGATCAGCCCTCGGGCATGATCCCGAGCCACGAGGACGATCTGGGCAAGTGGTCCGCGCCCTTCGTGATGGCGCCGATCAACACCAAGAACGTGCACCGCACCAATTTCCTGCTCGGCCACCCCTACGGGAGCGACTTCAAGTATGACGAGATGATGCTGACCAGCCCCGGCGATGCGGGCCGGGCGGCGGCCAATGCGGCGCTGGAGTTCATGAAGAACCCGTTCGGCGCCAAGCCGCCCAAGCCCGGCGAAGGCCCGACCAAGGAAGAGCGTGAGAACGGCTTCTACGATGTCGTCTTCGTCGCCGACATGGCCGACGGCGGGCGTCTGCAATTCGGGGTCAAAGGCCGGTATGATCCGGGCTATGGTTCGACCAGTCGGATGCTCTCCGAGACTGGGATCGCGCTGCTCAGCTGCACCAAGCCGGGCGGGATCGGGACGCCGGGGAGCTTCATTGGCGAGGATCTGGTGAAGCGGCTGGAAGAGCACGCCGAACTGACCTTTGCGGTTGAGAGCTAA
- a CDS encoding toxic anion resistance protein → MTAITKRRHAELAGQAMKYVAELLLIEPLSPAFDHKLEAIEALGRDEIAQLSARHAGSLAHVAPPPTGGIARAIVGLRNLAESLEPLRQGNLTGGAKRFGLIPAKPDPKAYFGRYREAQGEIEAALAALTRERDALIRANVTLESEQAGLTPLIATLSEHALFAEEIALTLTARAEALAAREPMKARRLQSDALHTVQTRMRDIAEARALAMQAAALREIVSATNTRLIEGIDQATATMVLVLRTAIEAARLIASQELVLDGIASLRRAASNLIEEDDPVSSDAGAEALQSAFAKLYDALDRLDTERAGSAARLADPAR, encoded by the coding sequence GTGACCGCGATCACCAAACGGCGCCACGCCGAACTGGCCGGGCAGGCGATGAAATATGTCGCCGAACTGCTGCTGATCGAGCCGCTGAGCCCGGCTTTCGATCACAAGCTCGAAGCGATTGAGGCGCTGGGCCGGGATGAAATCGCGCAGCTTTCCGCGCGCCATGCAGGCAGCCTCGCCCATGTCGCGCCGCCGCCGACCGGGGGAATTGCCCGCGCGATTGTGGGGCTGCGCAACCTTGCTGAAAGTCTTGAGCCTTTGCGCCAAGGTAATCTAACCGGCGGGGCCAAGCGCTTCGGCCTGATCCCGGCCAAACCCGACCCCAAGGCCTATTTCGGCCGCTACCGCGAGGCGCAGGGCGAGATCGAGGCGGCGTTGGCTGCGCTGACCCGCGAGCGTGACGCGCTGATCCGCGCCAACGTCACCCTGGAGTCCGAGCAGGCCGGGCTGACCCCGCTGATCGCCACACTTAGCGAGCACGCGCTATTCGCCGAGGAAATCGCGCTCACTCTCACCGCCCGCGCTGAGGCGCTCGCCGCGCGTGAGCCGATGAAGGCGCGGCGGCTGCAATCGGATGCGCTCCACACCGTCCAGACCCGGATGCGCGACATTGCCGAGGCCCGCGCGCTCGCCATGCAGGCCGCCGCTCTGCGCGAGATCGTCAGCGCCACCAACACAAGGCTGATCGAAGGCATTGATCAGGCGACCGCCACTATGGTGCTGGTACTGCGCACCGCGATCGAAGCCGCGCGGCTGATCGCAAGCCAGGAGCTGGTGCTTGACGGGATTGCCAGCCTGCGCCGCGCGGCGAGCAATCTGATCGAGGAGGATGATCCCGTCAGCTCGGACGCCGGTGCCGAAGCCTTGCAGTCCGCCTTTGCCAAGCTCTACGATGCGCTCGACCGGCTCGACACCGAACGCGCGGGCAGCGCGGCGCGGCTTGCCGATCCAGCACGTTAA